TAGTAGCCAAACAAGTTGGGCTGCCGCGGGGGTTATGGCTAACCCCCGTTTTTCTTAGTCTTGATAGCGCTGAGCTAAGGTGAGAATTTTATCCCGAAAGCGATCGCGTACAGACTGAGGAGCAATCAGTTCACAATCATCGCCATAGCGCAAGAGCTCTCGACATAACCAAAATGTATTGCTTACCTGGCGCACCACTCGCCGCACCTCCGATCGCTCTGGGTGCCATTCGTTGACCACATCGACCCCCGTCTTCGACTCATAGGCAGGGGATTTAGACGAGTTCAAGAATGTCTATTTGAATAAACTCTATGCATTTGAAAATTGCCACATCACCAGAATGCAAGGAGACATGATTCGGCCAACTCCCTTGGTCATCGAAAAAACGCTCATCCCCGGAGTCGCGATTTCTAAATCTGCCCAAAATTCCTGGGCGATCGCCCGTCTCCGTAAGCAAGGGTTAGACTGTTATCCGATCAAGGTCTTCGATAGCTTGACATCCAAAGATTATCTATTTTTTACCAGTCTAGCTGGCATTTTAGCGATCGCCTCTGCAGGAATTCGTTTAAAATGCACAGATGACGAGGAGTTTTGGATTGCATGATACAACCGTCCTCGTTGACCACGTTGTTATCATTGCCATTGCCCGATGCCCTACTTCCAAAAGACACCGAACGCGTTCCCTGCTGAGTATCTCAGCAATCTAGGCAGCAAGATTCAAGCTTGCCCCTATTTTTCCATCAACAACCTCAACCGCGACTTCGTAAAAACCAAGGGATTTTCGGTTGTCTTCAAATGCGAGGGTATATCTGAGGTAGAGCGGCAGTTTCCATTTTTCCAGCCCTACCTAGCCAAGGCCCTGAAGCCCGACTGCAATGCTTTCTACCTGAATCCTCTGTTGCTCAGCCAAGGTTCTCGGGTCGATCCTCACATCGATCGCTCCCTGCGGTCATACTGCAAAACCATTGATCCGCCAGCTTGGGTAACGGTGCTCTATGTCCAAGTACCGCCTGAGCTAGACGGTGGGGATTTGATCTTGCGGAATCATCGGCAACAGGTAGGTCAAATCAAGCCTAAGGTGAATACATTACTGCACTTTCAAGGTAATTTAACCCATTCCGTGAATGCTGTGCATAGCGTTGGAATGCGTCTCAGTTTGGTTTGTGAACAGTATGATCTAACAGACTCAGAGTTGCGCGATATTCCTATCTTTACCATTGAATCTCGCGTGATGTCATCCAACGTAGCAAAATCTAAACCATAGACCCATGCCCCATAGCCTGATTCTTAATGTACAGCCGCGATCGCCCATTAAGCCGGGATATCTCAGCGGTAAACATCTCCATGCCTTATTTTTGACTCTGGTGAGTTCGGTGGATCAGGAGCTAGGCGATCGCCTGCATGGACAATCGTCCAACAAGGCATGTATCCTCAGTCCTCTACAGACGACAACAGAGCGATCGCTCATTTTGGACTATCAGCATAAGCATCCGATTGCAGCGGGAACGCCATGTTGGTGGCGAATCTCGTTGTTAGATGATCAGTTATTTGGTCATTTTCAGTGAAGCATCGCAAACGCCAGAAAGAATGCGATCGCTGCCAACAGGTTCAAGCAACCCTATATCGCGTGCAGTGGATCAAGTCACAGACATGGCAGTTCGTTTGTTCAGATTGCTGGGTTGGCCTTGGTGATCACGCTGACTATCGCTATGGAGGGACATGGAAATCAAAGAAGCGCCCTTGATTCCAGACCGCAGCGGATGGATAAACTTGTCTACATCGCTGCAAATTGAACGATAATCGCGATGAAGCTGACCAGGAATAAGGCGAGTGTGGCTAATGATAGCATAGTGTATTGTCTTGAGTCCTAGATATCCTAGCAATAGCCATCCCCGTTAGAACAACGGCTGTGGATCAACCCACACCCCATCAACCAGAATGGTTCCAGCTCCTTGATTCAGGAGATAGCGACAGCGGGAAACCCTATGCAGCATATCCTTATCAAGATGACGATTGCTATATCTACAGGCTACCCAATCAGCGCTGATGTTTGGAGTGAGGATAACCGTCTGCGGGTTTGCCACGCGGGGCAACAGGACGGGGCTCAAGGCTCAATAATGAAACGGTACGATCAGCAACGGGAATAACGCCACCAAAAACCAAAGCCACTGAACAGGATGGTGCGCTGTTTGGGGCGGGGCAGGCGTCAGCAAGGCCTGAATGCGAGTGGTGATGCGATCGCCCATGAGGGTAAGGCTAAACTCGGCGGCGACGGTTGAGAAAAGCGACTGCGGCGCTTGGGCAACCTGGATCAGGGCTTCAGCCAACACAATGGGATCAACAGTCTGAGTTGCCCAGCGGTCAGCCCGGATTTCTCGTAGTAGCAGCAGATCGTGCCAGAGGCGATCGCTCTCAGGCAGCCAAGCTGTCAGCCGTCGTAAGCAACCTAGCCAGAAAGTCCAGAACGTATCTCGATAGTGCCGATGTCCAGCCTCGTGGGCCAACACGGCCTGTAAATGAGGTTCATCAAGAGCCTGAAGCAGCCCTCGACTGACCACTAATTCAGGATTCCAAAAGCCTACTTGAGCACTGTAGGGTAACTCCAGTTCTAAAATACGGCAGGTGTAATGACCTATCTGCGATCGCTCACAGTTGCGCACAGACTGTAGAGCCCGGTACCCATCGATCGCTAACTTCAGCATCCAGACGAGGGCGATCACTAAAATTCCAGCAGACAGACCGTAGGACAACCATCCTTCCCAATACATCACCATATGCCCGCGTGGGCCCATGCAAACAATGGCAATTTCAGTCATGATCGGCAAGAGAGCCGGCACAAGAAACCCAAGAAGGGTCGGTTGCCAATCTTGGAGCATAGATCCATCCCTGCACCAAAACAGCCGCATTCCACAGGCAACCGTGAGAGACACGATGATTAGTCCTAGGTGCATCATGCATCCGACTCCCGCGTTTGCCGGAGGCTATGTAAACGCTGGGCGATCGCATCCAGTTGTTCGAGGCTAGTGGCATCCAGGCTATCCACAAATGCCGCCACAATATCTGGATTACTCACCGCTAAAAAGGCCTGAAGCTGATGATGGGCCTGCAAAACTTGGGCATCGGCACGGGACAGACGCGATCGCCAATAGTAGAGCTTGCCCTGGCGCTGCCGGGTAATCCATCCCTTTTTTTCGAGGCGGTTCAGCACCGTTGTCACCGAGGCGTAGGCTAACTCGCGATCGGGATCGCTCAAAATCTGATCGTGAATATCCCGCACGGTCACCGGATTGTGGTGCCAAATAATGTCCATGACTTCAGCCTCTAGGGGCCCAAGCCGTAGTTGCTGTGGGGAATAGTCTGGTAAAGGAGACATTTAACTCATGACGATGTCCTATGTTGAGTCTAGACCATAGGTTGCTAGACGGGAAGGTGGTTGCTTCAGGTTTCATCGGGCAAGCTGTGCCATCTGAGGCTTGCTGGATGGGCCTTAGAGGTCTTCAGGGGGGATAGGCTGTGGAGCCAGAATAAGACCGATCAAGCAGTCGATCAACAGATCTGGATCCATGGGGGCAATATGCTGGCCATGCATAATTCTCTGGGTCATGGCATAGCTGAGTAATGTGCCCGTAAAAATTCGGGCCACGGCGTCTGAATGAGCGATCGCTAAATCAGGATGGGAGTCAAAATAGTGCGTGAGACTACGCCACACCTTTTGGGGTAGAGATTGAATGAAAAGCTGAGCTAAGGCCGGAAAACGACCTGATTCTCCAATGATCAGCCGCAAAAAGGCCACATATTCATCATCTACCGCCAGCAGAGCTAAAAATTTCTGGGCAATCTGCCGCAAGACCTGAGCAGGGGAATCATCGAGGCAGATAGTGCCGAAGACTTGGTTGAAACGTTGGGCGGTGACCTGCTCAATCAACGCGGTGAACAGGCCTTCTTTATCGGCAAAATGCTTATAAATGGTGATCTTGGAGACTCCGGCCGCCGCCGCCACCCGATCCATGCTAGTGCCCTCATAGCCTTGGTGCAGAAAAATTTCTAGGGCACCCTGGAGAATTTGGGCTCGCTTTAACCCGGTGGTGGAATCTGGGGACGGCGTCATGGGGGTTGATGAATGAAGAAACACAAACTTTATCGTGGAATCTCACAGCTATACTATACCGTATAGTATTATCAAAGACATACCTTGCAGGCTCAACGTCAATACTTCACTTAAAGGCATCTACGTTGCCGGGTTTCGGCTGCGCTCAACCCTCGTCTCATCAGGGTTTGAGCATTCAGCAATGATGACGTTGACTGACCAATATTCTGTTCAACCTTGGTACATGTCTTCTCTATAGGCTTTGTTATGACTCAGGTTGCTCCATCCAATCCTTCATCTAGTCCAACGTCTAGTCCAGCAGGGCAGACGGTTCAAACTGACCCACCGAAGCGATCGCTCTTACGGCTAGCTATTCCCCTGCTACTTGTGATAGTTGCTGCCGCATGGGGGGCAAAGACATGGCTGTTTCAGACCCAGGAGACTGGTCTAACCCTGAGTGGTCGCATTGAAGGGTATGACACCCATCTAGGGGCGAAAACGGGTGGCAGGGTCGAGTCTGTGGCGGTGCGGGAGGGCGATCGCGTTCAGGCAGGTCAGGTGATTGCTCGCCTCGATGATGGAGAACTGCAGGCGGCGTACCAAGCGGCTCAGGCTGCCACCTTGGCGGCAAGGCAGCAGGCCATCCAAGCTGAGAGCCAGATCGCCGTGGTGCAAAGCCAACTTGCTGAAGCAGCCTTGACGTTACAGCAATCGGAAGGGGATACGGTGGGGCGGGTCAGCCAGGCAGAGGCCACGGTAGCCACCACTGAGGCCCAGCTTGCCCAAGCCCAAGCCCAGGTACAGCGGGCTGTATCGGAATTGCACCTCGCGGAAGTGGAGCGCGATCGCCTGCAGTCACTCTTGGCCGATGGGGCAGTGCCGCAGCAGGATCTTGACGTTGCCCAAACCCGCTTTGAAACAGCCCAAAGTAATCTGGCCGCCAGCCAGGCCACCCTGCTTGCGGCTGAACGACAGGTTAATGCGGCCCAAGGTGGCCTGGTTCAGGTACAAACCACCCAGTTGAACCCCGACATTCGTTCAGCCCAGATCACCCGCCTGCAGCGCCAGCTTGAGCAAGCCCAGGCCCAACAGAGGGCGGCCCAAGCAGAGGTCGAGAGAGCGATCGCTCTGGAGCAGGAAGTGGCGGCGCGGTTGGCGAATTTAGCCATTGTCAGTCCCATTGATGGCGTGGTGCTCAACCGCATGGTGGAGCCGGGGGAGGTGATTGGAGCCGGGGCAACGGTGGCAACGGTGGCAACGGTGATTAACCTTGATGATGTGTATCTGCGAGGCTACATTCCCCAGGGTGAGGTGGGCAATGTGCGCGTGGGGCAAGCCGCCCAAGTATTTCTCGACTCGGATCCCAATCAACCGCTGGCAGCAACGGTGATCGCCATTGATACCGAAGCGTCCTTCACGCCAGAAAATATTTACTTCCGTGACGACCGGGTGACCCAGGTGTTTGGTCTGAGGCTAGGCATCGACAATCCTGACGGCTTTGCTAAGCCAGGAATGCCAGCGGATGGTGAGATTGTGCTGTCTGAGGAGGAGTGATGCCAGCCCCCTTGCCGCCAACCTCGTCAGCACCCCTTGGGAGCACATCAGCGATCGCTGTCCAAGGATTGCATAAATCCTACGGCTCCCTCAAAGCTTTGAGGGGGATAGATTTCACCGTGCAACCAGGAGAAATTTTTGGCTTAATCGGCCCCGATGGAGCGGGTAAAACCACCACCTTTCAGATCCTGGCAGGGGTGATGGAGGCTACTGCCGGCCAGGTCAGTCTGTTGGGTAAACCGCCCAGGCAAGCCCAGCTCAACGTCGGCTATGTGACCCAGAAATTTTCCCTCTATCCCGATCTAACGGTGCTGGAAAACCTGCGCTACAGTGCTGGCCTGCGGCGGGTGCCGGCCGCACGCTGGAGCGAACGCGTCCCCCCTCTCCTCAAACAGGTGGGCTTGGATGCCTTTGGCGATCGCCTGGCCCAAAACCTATCCGGCGGCATGAAGCAAAAGCTGGCCCTCTGCTGTGCGCTGGTAGCCAATCCAGCGGTGCTGTTATTAGATGAACCGACGACGGGCGTTGATCCCGTATCGCGGCGGGAGTTTTGGGATTTACTGGCCACCGTCGCCTCCACTGGGGTCACGGTGGTGGTGGCTACCCCCTACCTGGATGAAGCGGAGCGTTGTCACCGCATTGCCCTGATTTACGGGGGCGAACTTCAGCAAATGGGTACCTTAGCTAACCTACGCCAGGGGTTGGGGCTTCAGCGCCTGGAGGTGTGGGCGGCGGATATTGCCCAAGCGGAGACTGTGCTTCAGACTGCAACCGTTCCGGGGTTGGTGGATATTCAGACCTTTGGCGATCGCTTAGATATTTTGGTTACGGATCCAAAGGTGGCAGACCAGCAGGTGCGCCAGCATTTAGCCCAACAGCAAATCCACGTCGATAGAATGCAGCACACGACACCCACCCTCGAAAATGTATTTGTGAATCACCTGCGGCAGCAGGGTCTAGATCCACCCTATTTAAGCTTTCCCACAGCGCGAACCGGTCAAACCTTGGGCAAGGTGGCGATCGCCGCTCGCTCGCTGCAAAAAACCTTTGGGAGCTTCTGCGCTGTAGACCATGTGGATATTACGGTGCGCCATGGCGAAATCTATGGACTCCTCGGTGCCAATGGAGCCGGAAAAACCACCACGATTAAAATGCTCTGTGGGCTGCTGCCGGCCAGTGGTGGAGAGATTGAGCTAGCAGGACAAACCGCCAATCTGAGTCGCCCTGAGGTGCGATCGCGCATTGGCTACATGAGCCAGAAATTTACTCTCTACGATGACCTAACGATTCTGCAAAATCTTACCTTTTACTGCGGCGTCTACGGTGTTCCCAAGCGGCTGCAGCGCCAGAAAATTAACTGGGTTCTAGAGACCTGTGGCTTGCAGGGGCAAGAGCAAACCGTGACCGCGAAGCTACCGGGCGGATGGAAACAGCGGGTTGCCTTTGGAGCCTCGGTGATGCACGAACCCGATATCTTATTTCTCGATGAACCAACCTCCGGTGTCGATCCCTTAGCGCGACGGCAGTTTTGGCGACAGATTCGCGACTTCGCCCGGCGCGGTACTGCTATTTTAGTCACCACCCATTATCTAGAAGAAGCTGAAAACTGCCATGCTATGGGCTTTATGGTTGCCGGACGGGTGGTCGCTCAAGGGTCTCCCAGCCAGATCAAGGCGGAGCAGCCAGGGCAACTCGTAGAATTGGTGACCGACCGAACGCAGGCTGCGGCCGACTGTCTCAAGCAGCACTTAGAGCATTGGCGAGTAGCTATTTTTGGCGATCGCCTCCATCTGGTTCTCGATCATCTCGATGACGATCTGCCTAGGGTGCGGCAGTGGCTTCAGGAGTCCGAAATTCCCATCCAAGCTGCTAACCCCATTCCCTTTTCCTTAGAAGATGCCTTCATTGGCATTGTCCAGCGGGCCGCCTAGCCCTTACCAGGTTGGTTGTCCTATCCTATAGTGGCTGTACCTACGCCTATGAAACGGGTGATCTCCCAGTGTTTAAAGGAATTAGTTCAGTTCCAACGCGATCGCATCACGGTGGCCCTGGCCCTGGTGCTGCCCTTAGCGGTCATGTTGATTTACGGCTATGCTATTCGCCTAGAATCCAAAAATATTCCCATTAGCATTCAGGATTTTGACAATAGTTTCCTGAGCCGTACCTACGTAGAGCGGATTGTGGCAACCAACCAGTTTGTACCCACACCGCTGATGAATGGAGATCCCACTTTGTCCATCGATTGGGGGCGCGCTAAGGCCACCCTCGTAATCCCTCCAGACTTTTCCCAATCCATCCTCACCCAAACACCAGTCACTGTGCAGGTCTTAGTCGATGGTACCGATGTTAACAATGCCCGCGTCATCCAAAATGGCATCCGTGCTGCCACCCAGTTTTTCCTCAGCAGCAGTAACCTCCTGCCCGATCGCCCCCAAATCCAGATCATTGCTGACGTACGGCTCTGGTTTAATCCAGGTCGTGATGAAGCCCTTTATATCGTACCTGGAATTTTTGGTGTCATCCTTTGGGTCTTTCCCTCTATGCTGGCAGCGATCGCCATGGTCAGGGAAAAAGAAGAGGGCACCATTGTGCAGATCTATGCCTCCGACCTCAGTGCTACAGAATGGTTACTGGGTAAAGAATTAGCTTATTTCATCGTGGGTGTGGGTGAAGCGATCCTAGCATTTTCTGTCGCCGCAGTCCTCTTCGGCATCCGCGTGCGGGGCGATCCGACCACTCTGCTGGTAGGTACAGGTATCTTTCTGGCTGCTGCCGTTGCCTTTGGTCTGCTTGTGGGGGCTCGGGCCGGCAACCAGACTGGAGCCGTGCAGGGAACAGCGATCGCAGGTTTCCTCACCGCCCTGCTGCTCTCTGGGTTTATTTACCGCATCGAAAATATACCCATGCCCCTATCCTTACTGTCTAACGTGATTCCGGCACGATATTTTATCCTGATTACCCGTGATGCTTTCGTGCGCGGCACGGGCTGGTCAGGCATCGGTATTGCCCCAGGAGCGATCGCCCTCATGGGTGGCCTCTTTTTCTTTGGGGCCATCCGTACACTAAGCCAAATGCAGTTGTCTGACTAGATTTTTAACAACGTTATCTAAGCTAACGGTTCATGTAAACACCCTCTATGCACTACCTTCGCCATATCCTCAGCGATCGCCTCTGGTCTTTGATCATCAAAGAAGTCCAGCAAATTCTGCACAATAAACAAATTATTTTTCTGCTGCTCTTCCCCCCCACCGTACAGTTATTGATCTTTGGCTTAGCCCTAAACCCAGCCGTCAACCACCTTAGCCTAGGCGTTATGGACTATAGCCACAGCGCAGATAGCCGAGCCTTGGTGTCTGCCCTCGTGGAAAATCAGGTCTTTCAGGTGCAAACCTACGAGTCGCGGCAAGGGGATTTGGAAAACCAGGTTCGCACCGGACAGGTAACGGCTGGATTGGTGATTCCACCAGACTTTAGCCAATCCCTAGCCCGTCACCAACCGGCCCATGTGCAGGTGTTGATTGATGGGGTTGATGCCAATACCGCTGGCATTGCCCAAGGCTATATGAAGCAAATTATCCAGCGCCATACCCAAACCTTACATGCCGGACAGCGATTGCCCGTCGAGACAGAGGTGATTTTTCTCTATAACCCTGGATTATTAAGCAGTTGGTTTTTTGTGCCAGGGGTAATTGGCGTAGTCCTGACCCTCACCGGATCCTTGGTATCTTCAACCACGGTCATCCGAGAAAAAGATGTGGGCACCCTAGAGCAACTCCTGATGACCCCGGCTGCCGGTTGGGAAATCCTGACCGCCAAAATCGCTCCCCTCTTTGTCTTGCTGATGGGCGATGTCTTACTGGCCTCCGCCATTGGTCGGGGAATTTTTGGTCTTCCTTTTCGAGGCAACTACGGTCTATTTCTAGCCCTATCCGCCCTGTACGTCCTAGTTTGTATTGGCATTGGGATCCTATTAGCAACCTTAGCCAATAATCAACAGCAAGTTGTGTTGATCTCATTTTTCTTCAACGTGCCGCTGATTCAGCTCTCCGGAGCGATCGCCCCCATCGAAAGTATGCCACCCTTTTTTCGTGCCCTATCTTTTTTGGATCCCCTACGCCACTATGTACAGATTGCCCGCAGTCTGATTCTCAAAGATGTAGGTATTGAAGCTCTGTGGATTCATATCCTAGCCCTCGGTGTTTTTGCGGTGCTGTTTCTGGGCGTCAGCATCAATCGATTTCGAACCCAGTTAAGCTAGGGTCTGGCCGTCCAATCAGCCCAGCGCCATCGCCCCCTCCCACAGGGAATGCGATCCCAGGTTTTGTAACGTGAGAATTGCTGGCACAATGGAGCAAGGCCTGTTTCCACCCTAGGGCAGCAGGTCTCAACTGTAGTCATCAAAGGGCGATGTATGTGGCGAGTCATTATTCAATGTTCTGCTGATAGCTGGCGTGACCATGCGGTGGCCTTTAAGGCGATCGCTGCCCAATATTCCGAGACGCCCTTGGCATCGAAGAAGATGAAAGACGATGAACGCCGGATTATGGAATTTCAGGTGGAATCGGTGAGTGATGCGGAAGATTTTATGGAAGAATGTCTGGCGCTGGAGGGCTTCACGGCAACGTTTGAGGCCCTTTAGCGACATGCTGGGCCACACCCACTGTAGCGATCGCCCAATCTTCTAAGATCCCGTAGGAACACTTAAGATCCCGTAGGGACAATCGAAAGGAGACTGAGTCACATCTGCTTCACGCTGCATTGCCCGCCATCCTGAGCTGTAGCTCTTCAACCGGATTGGATATGAAGGGGATCAGCAGGATGTCGGCCCACAGCCAAGGTTCATGAGATAGCGCGATCGCTCGGACACTGACCCATCCCCTCAGTCAACCAGACTCTTCGCTGTTCAAGGCCTGGTTTAGATGAGGATTCACGCCTGCCCTGATGTCATGAGTTATGCATTATTTAAACCAACTATCGCCCAGCAAGCGAGGCTACGCCCTAATCAATCGCTCCATCCACTGGCTCTCTAAATTCCTGGTAAAAGACTGGGATCGCCGTCTGCTCGGGCTTTCTAGTCTACCCATTCATTCCATCTTGGATATTGGAGCCAATGAGGGACAGTTCTCCAAACGGATGCGATCGCTCTTTCCTGATGCTCAGATCTATGCCTTTGAACCCTTGCCCGATGCCCTCAAGGTTTTAAACGCCTGGGCCAAGACCCAGCGGGGAACGGTGCAGGTGTTTGATGTGGCTTTGGGGGAAACAGAGCAGGTGTTGGCCCTTCAGCACCATTTGTATTTCAGTGCCTCATCCTCCCTGCTGCCCACCACCGCCCTGGGTGAGGAGGTCTATCCAATCATGAGTCGGCAGCAGCCCATCTCCGTGACCCAAACCACCTTGGATGGAGCGATCGCCCAATTACCCCAGTTTCCCCAGCCCGACGTTCTGATCAAGCTGGATGTGCAAGGCTATGAAGATCGGGTGATTCGAGGCGGTCTGCAAACCTTTGCCCAGGCCAAGGCCTGCATCGTCGAGATTTCCTTAGATGCGCTTTATGATGGGCAAGCGACGTTTCAGACCATTTTTGAGCTGCTGAGCGGTTTGGGCTACAGCTACTGCGGTAACCTAGACCAGATTCAGGCTCGGGATGGTCATGTGATCTATTTCAATGCCCTGTTTATCAATACCCACCCTACCCTACCCCATCATGCGCGTTGAAGCTTGCTGTACCGCTTTGCTGAAGCAGATCCTGCCGACCCTTGATCCCCAGCGTCAGGGGCTTTGTTTAGATGTCGGGGTTGGCACCTTCGCCTTCTACTGCCAAATGTTTGCCCAGCTCGGGTTTTCCACCATTGCCATTGAACCCTTACCCATCCCCAAACTGCGGCAGATCTGTCAGCGCCACCATATTCAGTTGCTAGAAACCTGTTTATCCAATCAAACAGGCACGCAGACCTTCTATGGCGGTCAGTTTGCCCGCCTAGGCAATCAGAACTTTAACTCTCTGGCACCAGACTGGTTTGGCTCATCAGCACGGAGCCAGCAGGTACCCACCATCGATCTACCTGACTTGATGGAGGCGATCGCCGCCCAGCAGATTACTTGCCTAAAACTGGATATTGAAGGCTGGGAACCGGTGGTCATCCAGCAGTTTGCTGACCTCCCCGCCTCGCTCTTACCCAAGGTCACCATGTTTGAATATGGCGGCGGCACCGATCGCCAAGCGGGAGCCAAGGGCTGGGCACCCAAGTTCCTCGAAGGCACCATGCAATGCCTCACAACCCTCCAGCAGCGCGGGTATGGGCTGAGTATTATGGTGGACTATTGCCACGGTACCGATGTCAATGTGTTTGACCTACAAACCATGGACCTCAATCCAGCCAACGTGTTTCCCCCCAATGCCGTCTATGGCAACATCATCAGCTTCTATGAAGGTAGCTATCCTCAGGAAGCGATCGCCCAAATCTGCCAGCGCTACCGTGGTGGGGTGATTAACTGGTTGGTGAGCCAGCTTGTATCGACCTAGACGAACATCTATCAAGTCTACCGGTTGAATAGCAATTGCTCAGAAACCCAAGACTAGCGTCGTCAGCTCTCCCTAAGTTTGCTAGGATGAAGTCTTAGATAGCGTAATCTAGTCTGCGCTTGGTTTGATCAGAGTAAACACGTTAGGTTTATGCCACGTCAAATCCACTATTCATTGCTCTTAGACTGGTTTCATACCGATGGTATGAAGTAGGGGCAAGCTAGGAGCAATTCTTAATCTATGTCTTTTCAAGACCTCGGTCTTTCGACCGAACTTCTGCGTGCCGTTGCCGATCAAGGGTATACCGAACCGACCCCCATCCAACAGCAGGCCATTCCCTTGATTCTCCAAGGTCGAGACGTTATGGCCAGTGCCCAAACAGGCACAGGTAAAACGGCTGGCTTCACCTTGCCATTATTGCAACGTCTGATCGTCCAAGGTCGCGGACAGCGGGGTGTACGCGTTTTAGTCCTCACCCCCACCCGTGAACTGGCAGCCCAAGTCGGC
This portion of the Leptolyngbya sp. CCY15150 genome encodes:
- a CDS encoding ATP-binding cassette domain-containing protein, which gives rise to MPAPLPPTSSAPLGSTSAIAVQGLHKSYGSLKALRGIDFTVQPGEIFGLIGPDGAGKTTTFQILAGVMEATAGQVSLLGKPPRQAQLNVGYVTQKFSLYPDLTVLENLRYSAGLRRVPAARWSERVPPLLKQVGLDAFGDRLAQNLSGGMKQKLALCCALVANPAVLLLDEPTTGVDPVSRREFWDLLATVASTGVTVVVATPYLDEAERCHRIALIYGGELQQMGTLANLRQGLGLQRLEVWAADIAQAETVLQTATVPGLVDIQTFGDRLDILVTDPKVADQQVRQHLAQQQIHVDRMQHTTPTLENVFVNHLRQQGLDPPYLSFPTARTGQTLGKVAIAARSLQKTFGSFCAVDHVDITVRHGEIYGLLGANGAGKTTTIKMLCGLLPASGGEIELAGQTANLSRPEVRSRIGYMSQKFTLYDDLTILQNLTFYCGVYGVPKRLQRQKINWVLETCGLQGQEQTVTAKLPGGWKQRVAFGASVMHEPDILFLDEPTSGVDPLARRQFWRQIRDFARRGTAILVTTHYLEEAENCHAMGFMVAGRVVAQGSPSQIKAEQPGQLVELVTDRTQAAADCLKQHLEHWRVAIFGDRLHLVLDHLDDDLPRVRQWLQESEIPIQAANPIPFSLEDAFIGIVQRAA
- a CDS encoding ABC transporter permease yields the protein MHYLRHILSDRLWSLIIKEVQQILHNKQIIFLLLFPPTVQLLIFGLALNPAVNHLSLGVMDYSHSADSRALVSALVENQVFQVQTYESRQGDLENQVRTGQVTAGLVIPPDFSQSLARHQPAHVQVLIDGVDANTAGIAQGYMKQIIQRHTQTLHAGQRLPVETEVIFLYNPGLLSSWFFVPGVIGVVLTLTGSLVSSTTVIREKDVGTLEQLLMTPAAGWEILTAKIAPLFVLLMGDVLLASAIGRGIFGLPFRGNYGLFLALSALYVLVCIGIGILLATLANNQQQVVLISFFFNVPLIQLSGAIAPIESMPPFFRALSFLDPLRHYVQIARSLILKDVGIEALWIHILALGVFAVLFLGVSINRFRTQLS
- a CDS encoding 2OG-Fe(II) oxygenase; protein product: MPYFQKTPNAFPAEYLSNLGSKIQACPYFSINNLNRDFVKTKGFSVVFKCEGISEVERQFPFFQPYLAKALKPDCNAFYLNPLLLSQGSRVDPHIDRSLRSYCKTIDPPAWVTVLYVQVPPELDGGDLILRNHRQQVGQIKPKVNTLLHFQGNLTHSVNAVHSVGMRLSLVCEQYDLTDSELRDIPIFTIESRVMSSNVAKSKP
- a CDS encoding HlyD family efflux transporter periplasmic adaptor subunit, with amino-acid sequence MTQVAPSNPSSSPTSSPAGQTVQTDPPKRSLLRLAIPLLLVIVAAAWGAKTWLFQTQETGLTLSGRIEGYDTHLGAKTGGRVESVAVREGDRVQAGQVIARLDDGELQAAYQAAQAATLAARQQAIQAESQIAVVQSQLAEAALTLQQSEGDTVGRVSQAEATVATTEAQLAQAQAQVQRAVSELHLAEVERDRLQSLLADGAVPQQDLDVAQTRFETAQSNLAASQATLLAAERQVNAAQGGLVQVQTTQLNPDIRSAQITRLQRQLEQAQAQQRAAQAEVERAIALEQEVAARLANLAIVSPIDGVVLNRMVEPGEVIGAGATVATVATVINLDDVYLRGYIPQGEVGNVRVGQAAQVFLDSDPNQPLAATVIAIDTEASFTPENIYFRDDRVTQVFGLRLGIDNPDGFAKPGMPADGEIVLSEEE
- a CDS encoding ABC transporter permease, which encodes MKRVISQCLKELVQFQRDRITVALALVLPLAVMLIYGYAIRLESKNIPISIQDFDNSFLSRTYVERIVATNQFVPTPLMNGDPTLSIDWGRAKATLVIPPDFSQSILTQTPVTVQVLVDGTDVNNARVIQNGIRAATQFFLSSSNLLPDRPQIQIIADVRLWFNPGRDEALYIVPGIFGVILWVFPSMLAAIAMVREKEEGTIVQIYASDLSATEWLLGKELAYFIVGVGEAILAFSVAAVLFGIRVRGDPTTLLVGTGIFLAAAVAFGLLVGARAGNQTGAVQGTAIAGFLTALLLSGFIYRIENIPMPLSLLSNVIPARYFILITRDAFVRGTGWSGIGIAPGAIALMGGLFFFGAIRTLSQMQLSD
- a CDS encoding BlaI/MecI/CopY family transcriptional regulator, whose protein sequence is MSPLPDYSPQQLRLGPLEAEVMDIIWHHNPVTVRDIHDQILSDPDRELAYASVTTVLNRLEKKGWITRQRQGKLYYWRSRLSRADAQVLQAHHQLQAFLAVSNPDIVAAFVDSLDATSLEQLDAIAQRLHSLRQTRESDA
- a CDS encoding WYL domain-containing protein — protein: MNSSKSPAYESKTGVDVVNEWHPERSEVRRVVRQVSNTFWLCRELLRYGDDCELIAPQSVRDRFRDKILTLAQRYQD
- a CDS encoding M56 family metallopeptidase, giving the protein MSLTVACGMRLFWCRDGSMLQDWQPTLLGFLVPALLPIMTEIAIVCMGPRGHMVMYWEGWLSYGLSAGILVIALVWMLKLAIDGYRALQSVRNCERSQIGHYTCRILELELPYSAQVGFWNPELVVSRGLLQALDEPHLQAVLAHEAGHRHYRDTFWTFWLGCLRRLTAWLPESDRLWHDLLLLREIRADRWATQTVDPIVLAEALIQVAQAPQSLFSTVAAEFSLTLMGDRITTRIQALLTPAPPQTAHHPVQWLWFLVALFPLLIVPFHY
- a CDS encoding TetR/AcrR family transcriptional regulator; the protein is MTPSPDSTTGLKRAQILQGALEIFLHQGYEGTSMDRVAAAAGVSKITIYKHFADKEGLFTALIEQVTAQRFNQVFGTICLDDSPAQVLRQIAQKFLALLAVDDEYVAFLRLIIGESGRFPALAQLFIQSLPQKVWRSLTHYFDSHPDLAIAHSDAVARIFTGTLLSYAMTQRIMHGQHIAPMDPDLLIDCLIGLILAPQPIPPEDL